One window of the Archangium primigenium genome contains the following:
- a CDS encoding glutamine amidotransferase, protein MDTTAFNAWKLVSLSPLPVWVLGLLAVGLALGVVLAAWGVRRESSRARRWVLWLLRAGAGLAALFFLLEPGIRNLQVARMKNRLAVLVDRSASMNFPVEPGGVTRSAQAADFVTRATAGLASLADRYTVEVYGFDPELSPTTAEALASEPARAGTSDLLSALRAAGAGAQGGKKLGGVLLVSDGADNVDLAQGAVGRARAALADLDVPVSTFLVGQEALKDLAVERVKVDDFAFVRNSLTVEVELHARGFSGQEVPVVLKQEGKVVASKSVRFDSSDDVKPLGFTFTPDQTGRFVYTVSMPVYPDEAVGENNSRSFVLKVIRDRVRVLLVVGKPSWDERFLRGLLRQDANVDMVSFYILRTMSDDPGVVSQERELSLIPFPMEEIFDTKLDTFDVVIFQNFGYTDSSLSIAQYERNLERYVHNGGALVMIGGDSVLGEGRANMPTLYEALPLEGAGPASPEPFKARLTPEGLRHPVTAMASGGVSTEAAWGELPPIPGANLTRAKQGATVLMDHPFLTADGKNAPLVAVWDYGRGRTLVIATDASWYWAFNAHKEGSPNRTYDRFWGNALRWLVRDPDLTTLNVTADPPSVEPGRPVGVVVASRTSDYQPAQDAQVRVELVSVDTQRPVAVQTGQTGPDGVVRLEFPPPAPGPYKLVATAKKGETDLGQGEDAVAVRAVGPELSDASVRPELMEQIAKYTGGKAYRLPQDGLPGDVPLLDPPVVEVGRAKDKPLWDRWYYLVALVALLGGEWFLRRRFGYV, encoded by the coding sequence ATGGACACCACTGCCTTCAATGCCTGGAAGCTCGTCAGCCTCTCGCCCCTGCCCGTGTGGGTGCTGGGGCTTCTGGCGGTGGGCCTGGCGCTGGGTGTCGTCCTGGCCGCCTGGGGCGTGCGCCGGGAGTCCTCGCGCGCGCGGCGCTGGGTGCTGTGGCTGCTGCGCGCGGGCGCGGGGCTCGCCGCGCTCTTCTTCCTGCTCGAGCCCGGCATCCGCAACCTCCAGGTGGCGCGGATGAAGAACCGGCTGGCGGTGCTCGTGGACCGCTCGGCCTCCATGAACTTCCCCGTGGAGCCCGGCGGCGTCACGCGCTCGGCCCAGGCCGCGGACTTCGTCACCCGCGCCACCGCGGGGCTCGCCTCGCTCGCCGACCGCTACACCGTGGAGGTGTACGGCTTCGATCCCGAATTGTCGCCCACCACCGCCGAGGCGCTCGCGAGCGAGCCCGCGCGCGCGGGCACGTCGGACCTGCTCTCGGCCCTGCGCGCGGCGGGCGCGGGCGCCCAGGGCGGCAAGAAGCTGGGCGGCGTGCTGCTGGTGAGCGACGGGGCGGACAACGTGGACCTGGCCCAGGGCGCGGTGGGTCGGGCGCGCGCGGCGCTGGCGGACCTGGACGTGCCGGTGTCCACCTTCCTCGTGGGACAGGAGGCCCTCAAGGACCTGGCCGTCGAGCGCGTGAAGGTGGACGACTTCGCCTTCGTGCGCAACTCGCTCACCGTGGAGGTGGAGCTGCACGCCCGGGGCTTCTCCGGCCAGGAGGTGCCGGTGGTGCTCAAGCAGGAGGGCAAGGTGGTGGCGAGCAAGTCCGTGCGCTTCGACTCCTCCGACGACGTCAAGCCCCTGGGCTTCACCTTCACCCCGGATCAGACGGGCCGCTTCGTCTACACGGTGAGCATGCCCGTCTACCCGGACGAGGCTGTGGGCGAGAACAACAGCCGCTCCTTCGTGCTCAAGGTCATCCGCGACCGGGTGCGCGTGCTGCTCGTGGTGGGCAAGCCCTCGTGGGACGAGCGCTTCCTGCGCGGGCTGCTGCGCCAGGACGCCAACGTGGACATGGTGTCCTTCTACATCCTGCGCACCATGTCCGATGACCCCGGCGTGGTGAGCCAGGAGCGCGAGCTGTCGCTCATCCCCTTCCCCATGGAGGAGATCTTCGACACGAAGCTGGACACCTTCGACGTCGTCATCTTCCAGAACTTCGGCTACACGGACTCGTCGCTGTCCATCGCCCAGTACGAGCGCAACCTCGAGCGCTACGTGCACAACGGCGGCGCGCTGGTGATGATCGGCGGCGACAGCGTGCTCGGCGAGGGCCGGGCGAACATGCCCACCCTCTACGAGGCCCTGCCGCTGGAGGGCGCGGGCCCCGCCAGCCCCGAGCCCTTCAAGGCGCGGCTGACCCCCGAGGGCCTGCGCCACCCGGTGACGGCCATGGCCTCGGGCGGCGTGAGCACGGAGGCGGCGTGGGGCGAGCTGCCGCCCATTCCGGGCGCCAACCTCACGCGCGCCAAGCAGGGCGCCACCGTGCTCATGGACCACCCCTTCCTCACCGCGGACGGCAAGAACGCGCCGCTCGTGGCGGTGTGGGACTACGGCCGGGGCCGCACCCTGGTGATCGCCACGGACGCGAGCTGGTACTGGGCCTTCAACGCCCACAAGGAGGGCTCGCCCAACCGCACCTACGACCGCTTCTGGGGCAACGCGCTGCGCTGGCTCGTGCGCGACCCGGACCTGACCACGCTCAACGTGACGGCGGATCCGCCCTCCGTGGAGCCGGGCCGGCCCGTGGGCGTGGTGGTGGCGTCGCGCACGTCCGACTATCAGCCCGCCCAGGACGCCCAGGTGCGCGTGGAGCTGGTGTCCGTGGACACGCAGCGCCCCGTGGCGGTGCAGACGGGCCAGACGGGGCCGGACGGCGTGGTGCGCCTGGAGTTCCCCCCGCCCGCGCCCGGCCCCTACAAGCTCGTGGCCACCGCGAAGAAGGGCGAGACGGACCTGGGCCAGGGCGAGGACGCCGTGGCGGTGCGCGCCGTCGGGCCCGAGCTGTCGGACGCCTCGGTGCGGCCCGAGCTGATGGAGCAGATCGCCAAGTACACCGGCGGCAAGGCCTACCGCCTGCCCCAGGACGGACTGCCCGGGGACGTGCCGCTGCTCGACCCGCCCGTGGTGGAGGTGGGCCGGGCCAAGGACAAGCCCCTGTGGGACCGGTGGTACTACCTGGTGGCGCTCGTGGCGCTGCTCGGCGGGGAGTGGTTCCTGCGCCGCCGCTTCGGCTACGTGTGA
- a CDS encoding phospholipase D-like domain-containing protein has translation MNAADIDAILRSTLEDRTLTRSERQALQAVLEERKASEALLALFRSRAFELARDSVTDFRAREVITWLEDMVKTLLPARESGQVDVQFSPGEGPLRTILRLIGEARGSADVCVFTLTDDRITRALLEAHARGLRLRVVSDDGKALDPGSDVERLRAAGIPVRLDRTPAHMHHKFAVFDRLRLLTGSYNWTRSAATENHENVLVSEDARLVQPFCRAFDALWESLE, from the coding sequence ATGAACGCCGCGGACATCGACGCCATCCTCCGCAGCACCCTGGAGGACCGCACGCTCACCCGGAGCGAGCGGCAGGCGCTCCAGGCGGTGCTGGAGGAGCGCAAGGCGAGCGAGGCGCTCCTGGCGCTCTTCCGCTCGCGGGCGTTCGAGCTGGCGCGCGACTCCGTCACCGACTTCCGGGCCCGCGAGGTCATCACCTGGCTGGAGGACATGGTGAAGACGCTCCTGCCCGCGCGCGAGTCGGGTCAGGTGGACGTGCAGTTCAGCCCGGGCGAGGGTCCCCTGCGCACCATCCTCCGGCTCATCGGCGAGGCGCGGGGGAGCGCGGACGTGTGCGTCTTCACGCTCACGGATGACCGCATCACCCGCGCGCTCCTGGAGGCGCACGCGCGGGGCCTGCGGCTGCGCGTGGTGTCCGACGATGGCAAGGCGTTGGACCCGGGCTCGGACGTCGAGCGGCTGCGCGCGGCGGGCATTCCCGTGCGCCTGGACCGGACCCCGGCGCACATGCACCACAAGTTCGCCGTGTTCGACCGACTGCGCCTGCTCACCGGCAGCTACAACTGGACGCGCTCGGCCGCGACCGAGAACCACGAGAACGTGCTCGTGTCGGAGGATGCCCGGCTCGTGCAGCCCTTCTGCCGGGCCTTCGACGCGTTGTGGGAGTCCCTGGAGTAG
- a CDS encoding putative metal-binding motif-containing protein, translated as MHRAGLLLLLVLAGCGKDPGAVHALIRVDADVRASCIALDLLHPDGTRIKTQEVARPSGRDEVRVGVFRGQLPEQLQFQARALWGGECGQASLRFNGQSLAETARFESGKIQQVVLSLQRPGAALDRDRDGFVSAEAGGPDCDDDRAERKPEVQELCDGSDDLNCDGKRGCDDATCSAQACERMPTALAFVDAAHEREAGACSRPLTIERVGSDGLATRPNLPTPLTLENTLPSGATLHADPNCSSSLSTPSIPPGQSRFTFYVRGTTAGNGQLLASSTGLATTQVSHAIVPGPGVPVLKPSQDTALAGVCNAVEIEWRDAFGNLSRGTPRTVKLEPGAGVSLHRDRDCTQPLAALPEGSTHTVYVRGTTPTRFDLVVASGNMEARQALNVIAGPPKRLEFPSGPQTLLAGECASPVGVRIQDEFGNPTSFPTATTLTLSSDATGDFGFHAESGCTGSALSSLPVPAGAQQVNFRFKGKTGGKVTLTASQHSLTGVNQQHDIIPLVRRGLCTLANNQTGTNCAFSPALRDLSKSFLVFQATTTTDNPEDSFVRCLLEAGRVVCNRRGNKGEAVIQWQVVEKANGLRVQHLTKGCTGQTTSVTFNPVDLAKSFVLFSAAQDGAQTGNNDIAGVQLTQNNQVDVVLMANCFNNTYNVQVVEMDGALVSRGKTGKMTGSALSATGLDPEQAKDRTALLTTLTTKVESDANICNRMVRAELSTVNSIAFSRYAEGTCDNADVEAVYWERISFPTGSVVQDSTLAVGNNQGKATATLASPVDPTRTLLMASSQIHGGQGNGETGYKTRDIPGAGTGRLTLISPTTLQVERDALFDLAKWTTYAIQLEP; from the coding sequence ATGCACCGAGCCGGCTTGCTCCTCCTCCTCGTCCTCGCCGGGTGCGGCAAGGACCCCGGGGCCGTCCACGCCCTCATCCGTGTCGACGCCGATGTGCGCGCGAGCTGCATCGCGTTGGATCTGCTCCACCCGGATGGGACGCGCATCAAGACCCAAGAGGTGGCGCGCCCCTCCGGCCGCGACGAAGTGCGCGTCGGCGTCTTCCGGGGACAGTTGCCCGAGCAGCTCCAATTCCAGGCCCGGGCCTTGTGGGGCGGCGAGTGCGGCCAGGCCTCGCTGCGCTTCAACGGCCAGAGCCTGGCCGAGACCGCCCGCTTCGAGTCCGGGAAGATCCAGCAGGTGGTGCTCTCGCTGCAGCGGCCCGGCGCGGCCCTGGACCGGGACCGGGACGGCTTCGTGTCCGCGGAAGCGGGCGGCCCGGACTGTGACGACGACCGCGCCGAGCGCAAGCCGGAGGTGCAGGAACTCTGTGACGGCTCGGATGACCTGAACTGTGACGGCAAGCGCGGCTGTGACGACGCCACGTGCTCGGCCCAGGCCTGTGAGCGGATGCCCACCGCGCTGGCGTTCGTCGACGCGGCGCACGAGCGGGAAGCCGGCGCGTGCTCGCGGCCCCTCACGATCGAGCGGGTGGGAAGTGATGGCCTGGCGACCCGACCCAACCTCCCCACGCCCCTGACGTTGGAGAACACGCTGCCCTCGGGCGCCACGCTGCACGCGGACCCGAACTGCTCCTCCTCCCTGTCGACGCCGAGCATTCCCCCGGGCCAGTCCCGCTTCACCTTCTATGTGCGCGGCACCACCGCCGGAAACGGCCAGCTGCTCGCGTCGTCCACGGGGCTGGCGACCACCCAGGTGTCCCACGCCATCGTCCCGGGACCCGGCGTCCCCGTGCTCAAGCCCAGCCAGGACACCGCGCTGGCCGGCGTCTGCAACGCCGTCGAGATCGAATGGCGCGACGCGTTCGGCAACCTCTCCAGGGGCACGCCCAGAACGGTGAAGCTCGAGCCCGGCGCGGGAGTCTCGCTCCACCGGGACCGGGATTGCACGCAGCCGCTCGCGGCGCTGCCCGAGGGCAGCACCCACACCGTCTACGTGCGAGGCACCACGCCCACCCGCTTCGACCTCGTCGTCGCCAGCGGCAACATGGAGGCCCGACAGGCCCTGAACGTGATCGCCGGTCCTCCCAAGCGCCTGGAGTTCCCCTCGGGACCGCAGACCCTGCTGGCCGGCGAGTGCGCGAGCCCCGTGGGCGTGCGGATCCAGGACGAGTTCGGCAATCCCACGTCCTTCCCCACGGCCACCACCCTGACCCTCTCCTCCGACGCGACGGGGGACTTCGGCTTCCATGCCGAGAGTGGTTGCACGGGCTCCGCCCTGTCCTCCCTGCCCGTCCCCGCCGGGGCACAGCAGGTCAACTTCCGCTTCAAGGGCAAGACGGGGGGCAAGGTCACCCTCACCGCGTCCCAGCACTCGCTCACCGGGGTGAACCAGCAGCACGACATCATCCCGCTGGTGCGCCGAGGCCTGTGCACCCTCGCCAACAACCAGACGGGTACGAACTGCGCGTTCAGCCCCGCGCTGCGCGACCTGTCCAAGAGCTTCCTCGTCTTCCAGGCCACCACCACCACCGACAATCCCGAGGACTCCTTCGTCCGTTGCCTGCTGGAAGCCGGGCGCGTCGTGTGCAATCGCCGGGGCAACAAGGGCGAGGCCGTCATCCAATGGCAGGTGGTGGAGAAGGCCAACGGCCTGCGGGTCCAGCACCTCACCAAGGGTTGCACCGGGCAGACCACTTCCGTGACCTTCAACCCCGTCGACCTCGCCAAGTCCTTCGTCCTCTTCAGCGCCGCCCAGGACGGAGCGCAGACCGGCAACAACGACATCGCGGGCGTGCAACTCACCCAGAACAACCAGGTGGACGTCGTCCTGATGGCCAACTGCTTCAACAACACCTACAACGTGCAGGTCGTGGAGATGGACGGCGCGCTCGTGTCTCGCGGGAAGACGGGCAAGATGACGGGCAGTGCCTTGTCCGCAACGGGCCTGGACCCAGAGCAGGCCAAGGACCGGACCGCGCTGCTGACCACGCTGACGACCAAGGTCGAGTCCGACGCCAACATCTGCAACCGCATGGTCCGCGCGGAGCTCTCCACCGTCAATTCGATCGCCTTCAGCCGCTACGCGGAGGGCACGTGCGACAATGCCGACGTGGAGGCCGTCTACTGGGAGCGCATCTCCTTCCCCACGGGCTCGGTCGTGCAGGACAGCACCCTGGCCGTGGGCAACAACCAGGGAAAGGCCACCGCGACCCTCGCCTCGCCCGTGGACCCCACCCGCACCCTGCTCATGGCCAGCAGTCAGATCCACGGCGGCCAGGGCAACGGCGAGACGGGATACAAGACCCGGGACATTCCGGGCGCGGGCACGGGGCGGCTCACCCTGATCTCCCCCACCACGCTCCAGGTCGAGCGCGACGCCCTGTTCGACCTCGCGAAGTGGACCACCTACGCCATCCAGCTCGAGCCCTGA
- a CDS encoding DMT family transporter — MQWLLIPFVILSGVLNSLQTGNNTQLGKSLEQPIAAAFIVYTVGILTLAVSAPFLGFSFSAYSRVGQAPWWAWLGGIFGAIYIIAMQYTTDRVGAGTFTGLTVTAALVTTVALDHFGWLGLKEHPATLWRLVGCALMIGGVTLVARH, encoded by the coding sequence ATGCAGTGGCTCCTCATCCCCTTCGTCATCCTCTCGGGAGTGCTCAACTCCCTGCAGACGGGCAACAACACCCAGTTGGGCAAGAGCCTGGAGCAGCCCATCGCGGCGGCCTTCATCGTCTACACCGTGGGCATCCTCACGCTCGCCGTGAGCGCGCCCTTCCTGGGCTTCTCCTTCTCCGCGTACAGCCGCGTGGGACAGGCCCCGTGGTGGGCCTGGCTCGGGGGCATCTTCGGCGCCATCTACATCATCGCCATGCAGTACACGACGGACCGGGTGGGCGCGGGCACCTTCACCGGCCTCACCGTCACCGCGGCCCTCGTCACCACGGTGGCGCTGGACCACTTCGGCTGGCTGGGGCTCAAGGAGCACCCCGCCACGCTCTGGCGCCTCGTCGGCTGCGCGTTGATGATCGGCGGCGTCACGCTGGTGGCCCGGCACTGA
- a CDS encoding N-6 DNA methylase, with amino-acid sequence MPRVPPVPPVLDEEALVHQFPGLDRRALGAFYTPAPLVERTLALALAHAGPGPLAVVDPACGAGAFLAAAARARPDAHLAGLELSPDVARACQARVPQADIHVGDALREGLGPLLARLPAVAQEVWVGNPPYNGTSPVLKDRDAYARLRSLLPLTLLPGTSLRDDFAFFLLLAAHRLAHRPGVLTFITPTSLLEAFLYAPLRATLLRTLTLREVVDLGPGVFAGTQVRTCITVWTSPPEPDGVPLYTPYVHKRAAPVPRETFRPCAPEWRLSPTPTDAASLDADWSDAGEPLTTLVPVSLPGVKTRFDELLVDADAQRLTERVEHFARTPPEALATFAQTWGIPEPLVPKLRALKDGPPFQVEPAFIRPFFRYAGARHRGQLPAEARAFCYLDRRLIPRGDHRLRGPWDPHRCAVKLLFNVRELPLSAALLEEEGCVHDHRHARFAPLWVPRRLRDEGLGVTRMARGEEELGPLVPNLSPRGLAWAETLGGPLAAFRWLVGFLNGPEVQRRWAPVYGATRVVPVPVGL; translated from the coding sequence ATGCCGCGTGTCCCTCCCGTGCCACCCGTCCTCGACGAGGAGGCACTCGTCCACCAGTTCCCCGGACTCGACCGGCGCGCGCTGGGCGCCTTCTACACCCCGGCGCCGCTCGTCGAGCGCACCCTGGCGCTCGCCCTGGCGCATGCCGGGCCGGGGCCCCTGGCGGTGGTGGACCCGGCGTGTGGCGCGGGCGCCTTCCTCGCCGCCGCGGCGCGGGCCCGGCCCGACGCGCACCTGGCGGGCCTGGAGCTGTCCCCGGACGTGGCGCGGGCCTGTCAGGCGCGCGTGCCCCAGGCGGACATCCACGTGGGGGATGCCCTGCGCGAGGGCCTGGGTCCACTGCTCGCGCGCCTGCCCGCCGTGGCCCAGGAAGTCTGGGTGGGCAACCCGCCCTACAACGGCACCTCGCCCGTGCTCAAGGACCGGGACGCCTACGCACGCCTGCGCTCGCTCCTGCCGCTCACGCTGCTGCCGGGCACGAGCCTGCGCGACGACTTCGCCTTCTTCCTGCTGCTCGCGGCCCACCGGCTCGCGCACCGCCCCGGGGTGCTCACCTTCATCACCCCCACGAGCCTCTTGGAAGCATTCCTCTACGCGCCCCTGCGCGCCACGCTCCTGCGCACGCTCACCCTGCGCGAGGTGGTGGACCTGGGCCCGGGCGTCTTCGCGGGCACGCAGGTGCGCACCTGCATCACCGTGTGGACCTCGCCGCCCGAGCCCGACGGGGTCCCCCTCTACACCCCGTACGTGCACAAGCGGGCCGCGCCCGTCCCCCGGGAAACCTTCCGCCCCTGCGCGCCCGAGTGGCGCCTGTCCCCCACGCCCACCGACGCCGCCAGCCTGGACGCCGACTGGAGCGACGCGGGCGAGCCCCTCACCACGCTCGTGCCGGTGAGCCTGCCCGGGGTGAAGACCCGCTTCGACGAGCTGCTGGTGGACGCGGATGCCCAGCGGCTGACGGAGCGGGTGGAGCACTTCGCGCGCACGCCCCCGGAGGCGCTGGCCACCTTCGCCCAGACGTGGGGCATCCCCGAGCCGCTGGTGCCCAAGCTGCGCGCGCTCAAGGACGGCCCGCCCTTCCAGGTGGAGCCCGCCTTCATCCGGCCCTTCTTCCGCTACGCCGGAGCGAGGCACCGGGGACAGCTGCCCGCGGAGGCCCGCGCCTTCTGCTACCTGGACCGTCGGCTCATTCCCCGGGGGGACCACCGGCTGCGCGGCCCGTGGGATCCACACCGCTGCGCGGTGAAGCTCCTGTTCAACGTGCGCGAGCTGCCCCTGTCCGCCGCGCTGTTGGAGGAGGAGGGCTGCGTGCATGACCATCGCCATGCCCGCTTCGCGCCGCTGTGGGTGCCCCGGCGTCTGCGCGACGAGGGCCTGGGTGTCACCCGCATGGCCCGGGGCGAGGAGGAACTGGGGCCGCTCGTGCCCAACCTCTCCCCGCGCGGCCTCGCGTGGGCCGAGACGCTGGGCGGCCCGCTCGCCGCCTTCCGCTGGCTCGTGGGCTTCCTCAACGGCCCCGAGGTGCAGCGCCGCTGGGCGCCCGTCTACGGCGCCACGCGCGTGGTGCCCGTGCCCGTGGGCCTGTAG
- the htpG gene encoding molecular chaperone HtpG yields the protein MTVESSSPRETHQFQAEIKQLLNLVINSLYSHKEIFLRELVSNASDALDKLRFRSVTEPELLEGGAELAIRIVPDAAAGTLTIEDTGIGMTHDELVKNLGTIAHSGSREFLDLLAQRGQKDANLIGQFGVGFYSAYLVADQVSVVSRAAGKDGQAWRWVSEAKGSFTVEPAERATRGTSITLHLKEDQKDFLSEWRLRELVTQYSDYVSHPIQLQVQKTTGEGAEATTETQLETVNKASALWQRAKSEITDEQYQEFYKHLSHDWEPALTWTHFRTEGNQVFTSLLFVPKHPPFDLDSQKPRGVRLFVKRVLIMDNCEEMLPQWLRFVRGVVDSDDLPLNVSRELLQDSAVVSGIRKHVTKKTLDMLEKLAKDKPEDYRTFWQAFGPVLKEGLAMDVEYREKIGALLRYESSREEGLTSLADYVSRMKEGQEAVYYVFGETRKAVVDSPHLEALKKRGYEVLYMTDPVDEWAIQGLKDFQGKPIVSAMHADLKLKETDEEKREKEERAKGLGPLAEKMKEVLKEQVREVRASDRLTDSPCCLVVPEGGSHAFVERLLRERGRSVPRAKRILEVNPQHPIIQHLRALQEKDPGSAQMQEWVEMLYDQALLTEGSSVEDPNRFARRMTALMTQVAAGTPPATVPAGT from the coding sequence ATGACCGTCGAATCCTCCTCCCCCCGGGAAACCCATCAGTTCCAGGCGGAGATCAAGCAGCTGCTCAACCTGGTCATCAACTCGCTCTACAGCCACAAGGAGATCTTCCTGCGGGAATTGGTCTCCAACGCCTCGGACGCGCTCGACAAGCTGCGCTTCCGCTCCGTCACCGAGCCCGAGCTGCTCGAGGGCGGCGCGGAGCTGGCCATCCGCATCGTCCCCGACGCGGCCGCGGGCACGCTGACCATCGAGGACACCGGCATCGGCATGACGCATGACGAGCTGGTGAAGAACCTGGGCACCATCGCCCACTCCGGCTCGCGCGAGTTCCTCGACCTCTTGGCCCAGCGCGGGCAGAAGGACGCCAACCTCATCGGCCAGTTCGGCGTGGGCTTCTACAGCGCCTACCTGGTGGCCGACCAGGTGTCCGTGGTCAGCCGCGCCGCGGGCAAGGACGGCCAGGCGTGGCGCTGGGTGTCCGAGGCCAAGGGCTCGTTCACCGTGGAGCCCGCCGAGCGCGCCACCCGGGGCACCTCCATCACCCTGCACCTCAAGGAGGACCAGAAGGACTTCCTGAGCGAGTGGCGCCTGCGCGAGCTCGTCACCCAGTACTCGGACTACGTGAGCCACCCCATCCAGCTCCAGGTCCAGAAGACCACGGGCGAGGGCGCGGAGGCCACGACCGAGACCCAGCTGGAGACGGTGAACAAGGCGAGCGCCCTGTGGCAGCGCGCCAAGAGCGAGATCACCGACGAGCAGTACCAGGAGTTCTACAAGCACCTGTCCCACGACTGGGAGCCGGCGCTCACCTGGACGCACTTCCGCACCGAGGGCAACCAGGTCTTCACCAGCCTGCTCTTCGTGCCCAAGCACCCGCCGTTCGACCTGGACAGCCAGAAGCCGCGCGGCGTGCGGCTGTTCGTCAAGCGCGTGCTCATCATGGACAACTGCGAGGAGATGCTGCCGCAGTGGCTGCGCTTCGTGCGCGGCGTGGTGGACTCGGATGACCTGCCGCTCAACGTGTCGCGCGAGCTGCTCCAGGACTCCGCCGTGGTCTCCGGCATCCGCAAGCACGTGACCAAGAAGACCCTGGACATGCTGGAGAAGCTGGCCAAGGACAAGCCGGAGGACTACCGGACGTTCTGGCAGGCCTTCGGTCCCGTGCTCAAGGAAGGCCTGGCCATGGACGTGGAGTACCGCGAGAAGATCGGCGCGCTCCTGCGCTACGAGAGCTCGCGCGAGGAGGGCCTCACCTCGCTGGCCGACTACGTGTCGCGCATGAAGGAGGGCCAGGAGGCCGTCTATTACGTCTTCGGCGAGACGCGCAAGGCCGTGGTGGACTCGCCGCACCTCGAGGCGCTCAAGAAGCGCGGCTACGAGGTGCTGTACATGACGGACCCCGTGGACGAGTGGGCCATCCAGGGCCTCAAGGACTTCCAGGGCAAGCCCATCGTGTCGGCGATGCACGCGGACCTGAAGCTCAAGGAGACGGACGAGGAGAAGCGCGAGAAGGAAGAGCGCGCCAAGGGCCTGGGTCCGCTCGCGGAGAAGATGAAGGAGGTGCTCAAGGAGCAGGTGCGCGAGGTGCGCGCGTCCGACCGCCTCACCGACTCGCCCTGCTGCCTGGTGGTGCCCGAGGGCGGCTCGCACGCCTTCGTGGAGCGCCTGCTGCGCGAGCGCGGCCGGAGCGTGCCGCGCGCCAAGCGGATCCTGGAGGTCAACCCCCAGCACCCCATCATCCAGCACCTGCGCGCGCTCCAGGAGAAGGACCCGGGCTCCGCGCAGATGCAGGAGTGGGTGGAGATGCTCTACGACCAGGCCCTGCTCACCGAGGGCAGCAGCGTGGAGGATCCCAACCGCTTCGCCCGTCGGATGACGGCGCTGATGACGCAGGTGGCCGCGGGGACGCCGCCCGCGACCGTGCCCGCCGGCACCTGA
- a CDS encoding GNAT family N-acetyltransferase, translated as MSPTPPPFGPPQGERELAQMVDILAQAFATPPEEIRQRILLPGADTWVLRAGGEVCATAALIPMGQWFGGRRVRCAGISAVGVAPPHRGQGSGGRLMQAVLGQARAQGFALATLYPSSQGFYRRVGFEQAGARLEHRVRMAGIEVRERGLSLRAVQPEDGPRLREVYALHARRQQGWLDRGPYVWTRVTHPRTDLVYGYLVEGAGGVEGYVYLARRALPGSYRQELVLTDLVALTPGAGRRLLAFLGEHRALATEVVWRGGPAEPLLLLLDEQAYDSKILDRWMVRVLDARAALQTRGYAEGVSAALHLDVEDALFPENGGRFVLEVTQGRAQVREGGEGDLKLDVRALAPLYTGYLTPDALRLAGALSASDDTLRAATTLFSGPFPAMPDIF; from the coding sequence ATGAGCCCGACCCCGCCTCCGTTCGGTCCCCCGCAGGGAGAGCGGGAGCTCGCCCAGATGGTGGACATCCTCGCCCAGGCCTTCGCGACGCCGCCCGAGGAGATCCGCCAGCGCATCCTGCTGCCCGGCGCGGACACCTGGGTGCTGCGCGCGGGCGGCGAGGTGTGCGCCACCGCGGCCCTCATTCCCATGGGCCAGTGGTTCGGCGGCCGGCGGGTGCGCTGCGCGGGCATCTCCGCCGTGGGGGTGGCGCCTCCCCACCGGGGCCAGGGCAGCGGCGGCCGGCTGATGCAGGCGGTGCTCGGGCAGGCGCGCGCCCAGGGCTTCGCGCTCGCCACGCTCTACCCCTCCTCGCAGGGCTTCTACCGGCGCGTGGGCTTCGAGCAGGCCGGGGCGCGCCTGGAGCACCGGGTGCGCATGGCCGGCATCGAGGTGCGCGAGCGCGGCCTGTCCCTGCGCGCCGTGCAGCCCGAGGACGGACCCCGGCTGCGGGAGGTGTACGCCCTGCACGCGCGGCGGCAGCAGGGGTGGCTCGACCGGGGCCCGTATGTCTGGACGCGCGTGACGCACCCGCGCACGGACCTCGTCTATGGCTACCTCGTGGAAGGGGCGGGCGGGGTGGAGGGCTATGTCTACCTGGCGCGCCGCGCGCTGCCCGGCTCCTACCGGCAGGAGCTGGTGCTCACGGACCTGGTGGCGCTCACGCCCGGGGCGGGGCGGCGGCTGCTGGCGTTCCTCGGCGAGCACCGGGCCCTGGCCACCGAGGTGGTGTGGCGCGGTGGCCCCGCCGAGCCCCTGCTCTTGCTGCTGGACGAGCAGGCCTACGACTCCAAGATCCTGGACCGGTGGATGGTGCGGGTGCTGGATGCGCGCGCCGCGCTCCAGACGCGGGGCTACGCGGAGGGCGTCTCGGCGGCGCTGCACCTGGACGTGGAGGACGCGCTGTTCCCGGAGAACGGGGGCCGGTTCGTGCTCGAGGTCACCCAGGGCCGGGCCCAGGTGCGCGAGGGCGGGGAGGGGGACTTGAAGCTGGACGTGCGCGCGCTCGCCCCGCTCTACACGGGCTACCTCACGCCGGACGCGCTCCGGCTCGCGGGGGCGCTGTCGGCCAGCGACGACACCCTGCGCGCGGCCACGACCCTGTTCTCCGGGCCGTTCCCCGCCATGCCCGACATCTTCTAG